One stretch of Eretmochelys imbricata isolate rEreImb1 chromosome 1, rEreImb1.hap1, whole genome shotgun sequence DNA includes these proteins:
- the XPOT gene encoding exportin-T, with product MDEQALLGLNPNADADFRQRALAYFEQLKISQDSWQVCAEALAQRIYSDDHIKFFCFQVIEHQIKFKYSELTEVQQQLIRETLVTWLQAQMLNPQPEKTFIRNKAAQVFALLFVTEYLTKWPKFFFDILSVVDLNPQGVDLYLRILMAVDAELVDRDVVHTSEEARRNTLLKDTMREQCIPSLVESWYQILQNYQYTNAELTCQCLEVVGAYVSWIDLSLIANERFINMLLGHMSVEVLREEACDCLFEIVNKGMDPTDKTKLVESLCQVLQSAGLFSIDQEDDVDFLARFSKLVNGMGQALITSWTKLVKNGDMKSAQDTLQAIEAKVALMLQLLIHEDDDISSNIIGFCYDYLHILKQLSVLSEQQKANVEAIMLAVMKKLTYDEEYNFEHEGEDEAMFVEYRKQLKLLLDRLAQVSPELLLASVRRVFNTTLQNWQATRFMEIEVAIRLLYMLAEALPVSHGAHFSGDISKASALQDMMRTLVTSGVSAYQHTSVTLEFFETVVRYEKFFAVEPQHIPNVLMTFLDHRGLRHTSPKVRSRTAYLFSRFVKSLNKQMNPFIEDVLNRIQDLLELSPPENGYQALLSSDDQLFIYETAGVLIVNSEYSAERKQVLMRNLLSPLMEKFKVLLEKLMMAQDEDRQMALADCLNHAVGFASRTSKAFSNKQTVKQCGCSEVYLDCLQTFLPALSCPLQKEVIRSGVRTFLHRMIICLEEEVLPFIPSASEHMLKDCEAKDLQEFIPLINQITAKFKTQVSPFLQQMFMPLLHAIFEVLLRPAEENDQSAALEKQMLRRSYFAFLQTVTGSGMSEVIANQDAENVERVLFTIIQGAVDYPDPIAQKTCFIILSKLVELWGGKDGPVGFADFVYKHIVPACFLAPLKQTFDLADAQTVLALSECAVTLKTIHLKRGPECIHYLQQEYLPSLQVAPEIIQEFCQALQQPDAKVFKNYLKVFFQRAKP from the exons ATGGATGAACAAGCCCTTCTAGGGCTAAACCCAAATGCAGATGCAGACTTCAGGCAAAGG GCATTGGCCTATTTTGAACAGCTGAAGATCTCCCAAGATTCTTGGCAGGTCTGTGCAGAAGCATTAGCCCAAAGGATATACAG TGATGATCACATCAAGTTCTTCTGCTTTCAAGTTATAGAACATCAAATTAAATTCAA ATATTCTGAACTTACTGAAGTCCAACAGCAGCTAATCAGGGAAACACTTGTAACGTGGCTACAAGCTCAg ATGCTGAATCCCCAACCAGAGAAGACTTTTATTCGCAACAAAGCAGCACAAGTCTTTGCATTGCTGTTTGTCACTGAATATCTCACAAAATGGCCCAAGTTTTTTTTTGATATTCTATCAGTAGTAGACCTTAACCCTCAAGGAGTAGATCTGTACCTCAGAATCCTTATGGCTGTTGATGCTGAGCTGGTAGACCGGGATGTAGTTCATACATCAGAG GAGGCTCGTAGAAATACTTTATTAAAAGACACCATGAGAGAACAGTGCATTCCAAGCCTGGTGGAGTCGTGGTACCAAATCTTACAAAATTATCAATATACTAATGCAGAGTTGACATGCCAGTGCCTTGAAGTAGTTGGAGCTTATGTCTCCTGGATAGATTTGAGTCTGATAGCCAATGAAAG GTTTATAAATATGCTGCTAGGTCACATGTCTGTAGAAGTTCTTCGGGAGGAAGCATGTGACTGTTTGTTTGAAATTGTAAATAAGGGAATGGACCCAACTGATAAAACAAAACTGGTAGAATCTTTGTGTCAAGTGTTACAGTCTGCTGGTCTCTTCAGTATTGATCAG GAAGATGATGTGGATTTTCTAGCCAGATTTTCTAAGCTGGTCAATGGAATGGGGCAAGCATTAATAACTAGCTGGACTAAACTGGTAAAGAATGGAGATATGAAAAGTGCTCAAGACACCCTGCAAGCTATTGAAGCGAAAGTGGCCCTAATGTTGCAGCTGCTAATTCATGAAGATGATGATATCTCATCTAATATTATTGGGTTTTGTTATGATTACCTTCACATCTTGAAacag CTCTCTGTGCTTTCGGAGCAGCAAAAAGCTAATGTAGAG GCAATTATGTTGGCTGTTATGAAGAAGTTGACCTATGATGAAGAATATAATTTTGAACATGAG GGTGAAGATGAAGCAATGTTCGTGGAATACAGGAAACAGCTAAAACTATTGTTGGACAGATTAGCTCAGGTGTCACCAGAGTTACTATTGGCTTCAGTCCGCAGAGTTTTTAACACTACACTGCA GAATTGGCAGGCTACACGGTTTATGGAAATAGAGGTAGCAATAAGGCTCCTGTATATGTTGGCTGAGGCTCTCCCTGTTTCTCATGGTGCTCACTTCTCTGGTGATATTTCAAAAGCAAGCGCTTTGCAGGATATGATGCGAACT CTGGTGACATCTGGTGTTAGTGCCTATCAACATACATCAGTGACATTGGAATTCTTTGAAACGGTGGTTAGATATGAAAAATTTTTCGCTGTTGAACCTCAGCACATTCCAAATGTTTTA aTGACATTCTTAGATCACAGAGGTCTTCGCCATACTAGTCCAAAAGTACGAAGCAGAACAGCTTACCTCTTTTCCAGATTTGTCAAATCTCTTAA TAAACAGATGAACCCCTTTATTGAAGATGTTCTGAACAGAATACAAGATCTGCTAGAACTTTCTCCACCT GAAAATGGTTACCAGGCTTTGTTAAGCAGTGATGATCAATTATTCATTTATGAGACAGCTGGAGTGCTGATAGTTAACAGTGAATACTCTGCAGAAAGGAAACAGGTTCTAATGAGGAATCTGTTATCTCCACTAATGGAGAAGTTTAAAGTGCTGCTAGAAAAACTGATGATGGCACAAGATGAGGACAGACAGATGGCACTCGCTGACTGCCTCAATCATGCTGTTGGCTTTGCTAG CCGAACCAGCAAAGCTTTCAGCAACAAGCAGACAGTAAAGCAATGTGGCTGCTCTGAAGTATACCTGGACTGCttacagacatttttgccagcaCTCAGCTGTCCATTACAAAAGGAAGTCATCAGAAGTGGTGTTCGCACGTTCCTTCACCGCATGATTATTTGCCTAGAGGAAGAAGTTCTTCCATTTATCCCTTCTGCCTCAGAACACATGCTCAAAGATTGCGAAGCAAAAGACCTTCAAGAATTCATTCCTCTCATAAATCAAATTACAGCTAAGTTCAAG ACCCAGGTTTCCCCATTTCTGCAACAGATGTTTATGCCGCTACTTCATGCTATTTTCGAAGTGTTGCTCCGTCCAGCAGAAGAAAATGACCAATCTGCTGCCTTAGAAAAGCAAATGTTACGGAGAAGTTATTTTGCGTTCCTGCAGACGGTCACTGGCAGTGGAATGAGTGAAGTCATAGCTAATCAGG ATGCAGAGAATGTGGAACGTGTGTTGTTCACTATCATCCAAGGAGCAGTGGACTATCCAGATCCTATTGCacagaaaacatgctttattatTCTTTCTAAGCTCGTGGAACTTTGGG GGGGCAAAGATGGACCAGTAGGTTTTGCAGACTTTGTCTACAAGCACATTGTCCCTGCATGTTTCTTAGCgcctttaaaacaaacttttgacTTGGCAGATGCACAGACAGTATTG gcttTATCAGAATGTGCAGTGACGTTAAAAACAATTCATCTCAAAAGG